The Girardinichthys multiradiatus isolate DD_20200921_A chromosome 23, DD_fGirMul_XY1, whole genome shotgun sequence DNA segment TTTGATGGACGCTTGAGTCTCATTTAAACTACTATTTGTCTAATAAAATCAGGGCTCAATTTGGGTATTTCGATTGCTGGCATGGCTCCACTGTTGACATCAACTTGGTATTCTGGGACAGGGTcttgttcttcattttcatcGATTGAGGGTCGCTCCGCTACGCATTCCAAACGAGATATTTTTCAGGCAATCCTGTCATCCAAACATTCATCTGGGGCCATGTTCATCCGTTTGCTCATGGGAAGGCTCATTTTCAAACAGTCTTCATCAGTTTGGATAAAAATGACACTGCGTGATGACTTTTTATGGGGTAGACTACATGTACGGGCTACTGACTCTTGAGCACTAACTGTTTTGAAAAGGCCTGCATGATCTTTTTCATCTCGTCCTGTTGGTTGACATCAGACTTCTTTCCAACTTCAGCAAGCCAAGCTGGCATTTCCTCTTCATCAGAAGTGCTCTCTGGTTTCTCAACACCTGTGCTTGCTTGTGTGGATCCAGGTGAAATATTCAGATTGCTCAAGGCCGGAGGAGGGGCATCACCAATGTCGTCGCTGACAAACGATACTGGTACAAACTCATACGTGGTATAGGGGCCACGGTTCTCAAAGAGTTTGTACAGATGTTCAACCATGAGCGTTAGGTCGCTAAAAGTCATGACTACTGCAGTTCCGTTAGGATAGGGCAGGCCTGCTGAGTTTCTGGAGTGAGAATCAAAAACTCCAAACCTACCGTCTCTGTCCCGGAAAACTGCAATGCACTCTGGATTCACCAAAAGAAAAGCATGGGTGACATTTTCAGACAGACACTCTAGTTGTGAAGCAAGAGGCAATCCCATTAGCCATGATCTTTGAGGGCTATCATTCTGACACAAAACATGACCAACTCTTACACCTGTTGTGTGTACAGTGTAGATGTTCCCGTCTGTCAGTACTCGTTGGGGCATCTCTTCAACTGTCAAGTGATTATCAACAAATCTACCGTCCAACATGAGCTGCTGTTTAATGCCAACATAAAGTGCATCTCCTTGCTCAAGTACTCTGTCAAGTAACACTGTGTCACACTGCAACCCCTCACTGTGGTACGCTAAAAATGTCAGAGCCATACAGGTGCACTGGTGATTACGGGAAAATGTGCCGTATCTGTAGTCAGCCTGGCAATGTGTGGCCCTCACAGTCTGGACAGGCGGACCGCTGGCGCAGGGTTCCAACGAAGAAGCCTGAATCATAATCAGAAAATGGcataaatttagcatttttgcaTAATTTTTTTGGCTCATAagttaatgaattaaaaatatacaactgtattaaacaaaaacttttattaTCCTGTTAACAGttcaaacaaactttagtttccAGGATGTAgatattcaaaatatttgacatttcaACAGTAGATTATTCATGAAAGTTACCTGGCAGCTGTCATCCCTGACATGGTCCTCGAGAGGCACGGGAGAGGACTCGGCGGGGGCGTCAACCTCCAACGTGGGGGCGGCTCTCCTGGGCTGGCGACGGGCTGGCCTGGTCCTCTCAGTCGGAGTTCCCTCCACCTGAATTCAAGAGGAGCTTTAAATGTGGTAGAAAGTACAGAAGACGCACAAAACTATACATCTTGAGGTCTCTGATTTAGGCTCTgttgcaaatatattttaaataatttaagacaACTTACATCCACTACTATTCAActattgaattactgaaaagtAAACTACAGCTTTACCTTCTTCTTCGAAGACTGGGTGGGGGTCCAAGCCTGCGCGGTGGGTGGGGATGTCCTGGGCTGCAAACACAGGGATAATTACAACCATGTTGAAAGCACAAAACTACCAACAACTACTGTTATACTAGgacaaaaataaactattacGATTTATAACTCAAGATACCTTGGCGACGTCCGGCTGGCTGCCCTGCAGGTCCTCCAGGTCCAGGGTCCTCCATCTCTTCTTGGTGGCCTCGGAGCGTCGTCCCTTGCGTGGCATCCTGTTAAGACAATgagaacagaagaaaactggGGGAGGAAAAACAGGTTATCTAGACCAAAGcaacagagaaaatacaaactgtgaaatgtatttaaatatgttcCAAATTAATGAAACAGTGTTTGTGGGAAGATAGTATGtgagtgaaagtgtgtgtgttagtgaatATTATGTGTagctttgaaaataaatgtcttgTGTGTCTGAATATGTTTATCTAGTCAGTGTGTTGTTTTCTGATTGAGATGTAACAGTAGTGTAGATGATTTAAGGTGGGTGTAGTAAAGCACAGGTGAAGATCACAGCTGGCAGCACTGGAAAACTTCCAAATCGCAAAGTCTCGCACAAGTGAAAAGCtgtaataaaaagcaaaaataatatccattaaaaacaatgctaatcaaaatattcagttccaaaatatatttaaaaccagGGATAAAGCTCAAAATTGCTCTTTAATGCTCTTAAAGGACCAATATCATGTTCAAACATCAACACATTTCATAACCCTGGTCATTAGTAGTATTTAAAAgaatcaaaaccaaaacaaagtgaagatttttttgtgtaaacaaaaataaagtttcacCAAATTATCAAGATCTTTCACTCTAGAAGCTAATTAAAATAACCAAACACAGCTGTAACATGTTGAATTTGTTCTTAAATGTATATCCAGTCCATCTTAATTGATCAAATATGATAACTGAATAAAAGGCAAATTAAACAATATTGAACAAATACTGAATGGCAAGTCAACATAGTATAATAAATGTCAACATATATGAAGAGTTGCAAACAATCAGGCAACAAATTACAAGTAGTCATATGGTTGATTAGAAAATATTCCT contains these protein-coding regions:
- the LOC124860407 gene encoding uncharacterized protein LOC124860407 — translated: MPRKGRRSEATKKRWRTLDLEDLQGSQPDVAKPRTSPPTAQAWTPTQSSKKKVEGTPTERTRPARRQPRRAAPTLEVDAPAESSPVPLEDHVRDDSCQASSLEPCASGPPVQTVRATHCQADYRYGTFSRNHQCTCMALTFLAYHSEGLQCDTVLLDRVLEQGDALYVGIKQQLMLDGRFVDNHLTVEEMPQRVLTDGNIYTVHTTGVRVGHVLCQNDSPQRSWLMGLPLASQLECLSENVTHAFLLVNPECIAVFRDRDGRFGVFDSHSRNSAGLPYPNGTAVVMTFSDLTLMVEHLYKLFENRGPYTTYEFVPVSFVSDDIGDAPPPALSNLNISPGSTQASTGVEKPESTSDEEEMPAWLAEVGKKSDVNQQDEMKKIMQAFSKQLVLKSQ